The DNA window CGTCGCAACGGCTCAAAAATTCGGACAAGCTGCCGTCGCCGGCGAAGCATTCTACGCCGTCGAGGTTTTTTCGCGAGCGGTTCCAGCCCACCCGGCGGAAGCCGAAAACGCCGAGCCGCTCCAACACCGCCTGTCCCAGCACGCCCAGTCCCATCACGCCGACCGTGCGCGTCGACGCCGGCATTACCGGAATCGGCCGCCATTCGGCACGTGACTGCATGTCCGCGTAGTCGAGCAGATTACGGTGCAAGGCCAGCACCGACATGGTTGTGTACTCGATCATGCCGTTGACAATGCCCGGCTCGACCATGCGCACCACCGTCACGTGTTCCGGCACGGCGCTGAAATCGATATGATCGATGCCGGCGCCCGAGGCGAACAGCACCTTCAGGTTGGGCATCGACGCCAGGAATTCCGTGCCTGCCTGCCACGAGACCAGGTACTCGACGTCATTCAAATCCCCAGTATTGTCAGGCCAGGTGCGGAAATCGATATCCGGCGCCCGGGTGGCGAAAAAGCGCGCCCAGACCTGCGTGCGGGCGGCGTCCGATCGGTACAATACACTCATGAATACGTTCCCCGTGGTGCTCTATGGAGGTTACAGTATAAAGAGAGCCGGCGGTATTAGCTGCGGTTATCGCGGGCGCCACGCGGCAAATCGTGCTGATTCGGCCCGCATAAAAGCCGTTTTGCTGCGCGGGCGAGGGCATAGTCGGCACCTCTGGCGGCGCCAGGTTGGATATCATGGATATGTCGCGATATCAGACCATCATCAACGAAAGGGCAACCATGAGCATCACCTTCAGACCGAAATACATCAGCTTCGATTGCTACGGCACCTTGATCTACTTCCAGATGTCGCCGATGGCGCGCAAGTTGTTCGCCGACCGTATCAGCGCCGACGACATGGATCAGTTCTGCAGGGATTTCTCGGCCTTCCGCTACGATGAGGTGCTGGGCGACTGGAAGCCGTACTACGAAGTGGTTTATAACTCCGTGCTGCGCACCGCCAACCGCTGGAAGGTGCCGTTCCGGGAGTCCGACGTGGCCGAGATCTACGCCGCCGTCCCGACCTGGGGACCGCACCCGGACGTGACCGAAGGCCTGGCCAAGATCGCCGACAAAATCCCGCTGGTGATTCTGTCGAACGCGATGGACGCGCAACTGGTGCACAACGTGAAGAACCTGGGCGTGCCGTTCCACCGCGTCTACAGCGCGCAGCAGGCCAAGGCCTACAAGCCGCGCCTGACCGCGTTCGAGTACATGATCGATCAACTGGATGCGAAGCCGGAAGACTTCCTGCACGTGTCGTCGTCGATGCGCTACGACCTGATGTCGGCCAACGACATCGGCATCAAGGATAAGGCCTTCGTCAATCGCGGCCACGAGCCCGGGACGCCGTTCTACAAATACCAGGAAATCAGCGACATCGGCGGCCTGGCAGGACTGGTCGGCCTGTAACGGACCGCTTGCGGACTATTTCAAGCGGCGCCTCGGGCGCCGCTTTTCGTTTATGCCTCCAGCCAGACCTGCTCGGCGCAGGTATAGCCCATGAAGGACCCCAGGGGATGCGAGGAGGCGCCGCGCACCTTGCTGCTGAAGGCTTCCAGATTATTGATGAACAGCGGGATGCCTATGCCGCACTTCTGGTGCACGAGCACCTGCATGTCGGCATAAAACTGCTTGCGTTTTGCCTCGTCGGTTTCGGCGCGCGCCAATAACAGCAGCTGGTCGAACTGCTCGTTTTGCCAGCCCGATTCGTTCCACGGCGCGTCCGACTTGAAGAACTGCGTGAACAGCATGTCCGCGCTAGGACGCGGGTTGATGTTCCCGAAGCCCATCGGGGATTTCATCCAGTGGTTCGACCAGTATCCGTCCGCCGAGATGCGCTTGACCGTCAGCTTCAGCCCCGCCTTCATGGCCGATTGCTGCATCAGCATCGCCATGTCGACGGAACCCGCGGCGGCCACCGAGGCCACCAGCGGCAAGGTCTGGCCCAACGCGCCGGCGCGCGTCAGGTGGTAGCGGGCGCGGTCCGGATCGTAGGGCCGCTGCGGCAGGCCGGCGAAGTAGAAGCGGTTGCTCGGCGCCAGCGGCTGGTCGTTGCCGATGACGGCATAGCCACGGAAGGCGGCGCGCTTCATCTGCTCGCGGTCGATCAGATATTTCATGCCGAGCGTGAAATCGGGATGGCGGCCGAAGCCCAGGTTTTGGCGGATCACCAGGTCGGTGTAAAGGCCGGATTGGCTTTCCAGGACCATGTAGCCGGGTTCGCCGTTGATCCGTTTGGTCGAGCGCGGATTGACTTCGTTGACCCAATCGACATCGCCGGACAGCAGCGCGTTGATGCGCGCCGATTCATCCGGTATGCCGAACAGCGCCACCTCGTCGAGGTAGGGCAGGCCCGGTCTCCAGTAGTTTTCATTGCGCACGCCGATGGTGCGTACGCCGGGCGTGAACTCCTTGCAGCGGAAGGCGCCGGTGCCGTTGGCGGTGGTGAAGCTGGTGGTGCCGTCCTGGATGATGACGAAGTGCGAGGTCGCCAGGATCACCGGCAGGTCGGCGTTGGCGCCGGTCAGCGTGATCTCCACCACCAGCGGATCGATCGCGCGCACCGACGCGAACTGCTGCGCCACGCCGCGCACCTTGGAGCCGATGGCCGTATCGCTATGGCGTTTGAGCGAATAGACCACGTCGGCGGAGGTCAGCGCTTTGCCATCGTGGAAGACCACGCCCTTGCGCAGGCGGACCGTCCACGTGATCGCGTCGTCGGTGGCCATCTCCTCGGCCAGCGCCATTTGCGGCGCCAGGTGCACGTCGAGCGTGGTCAGGCCACTGAAGAACATATGCGCGCGCAGATAGTCGGTCGACAGCGCGCCGCGCGCCGGATCGAGCGTGTCGGCCGTGGAGCTGGACTGGGTGGCGATGGTCAGCTGGCCGCCTTTGCGCGGGGCCGGCGCCGCCGACAGAAGGCCGGATGCCGACAACATCACGCCGCCGGTGGCGAGACGGCGCAGCATGTCGCGGCGGGACAGGGGGGAGGCGGGATTCTGGTGCGGGGAAAGCGTGGAATTCATCGATGCGCCTCTGAGCTTGGTCATGAATGTTATTACATCATATTTATGTCGCGGAATTGTCGCGTTTCGCGTGGCCGCCAGCGCACAAGCGGCGGTTTTCCATGGGCGGATCAGCATAGATTGCCGGCCGTAGAAAATGCCGTCGCGCGGCTTACATAGGCGCCGAAACGTCATCGGCGGCGGATAACAAAGCAGAAAAACCCGTAGCCGCTCCGTACAATATTGACATGGTGGCGGAGCGATGGTGGCCGCCGGACTTCTTTTCAACCTTACAGAGAATCGACTATGGACCACACCAGCACTTTCAAACCGGGCTACCCGGACCGGGTCAAGCCGCCCCAGGCCGCAGTCCTGGACCCGGCGGCGCAACTGGTCAAGTCGCGCATCGCCGTGATCGACGTGCTGCGCGGCCTGGTGATGTTGATCATGTTGTTCGACCATGTGCGCGAAGCGATCTATCTGCACGTGCCGATCAGCGATCCGATGACCGTCGACAGCATGCCGCCGGACCTGTTTTTCACCCGCGCGGTGGCGCACTTTTGCGCGCCGATGTTTGTGTTTCTGACCGGCCTGTCGGCATGGCTGTACGCGCATCCGGCAGCCGGTCCGCGCGATGCCACCGGCTTCCTGTTCAAGCGCGGGTTGCTGCTGATGGTGCTGGAACTGGTGGTGGTCAATTTCGCCTGGGTCGGCAAGTTCCCGCAGCCGGTGATGTATCTGCAGGTGATCTGGGTGATCGGACTGGCGATGATCTTCCTGGCGCTGGTGCACAAGTTGCCGCTCAAGTTGCTGGGCGCGGTCGGCGCGCTGATCGTGGCCGGCCACAACGCGCTGACCTGGATCAGCTTTGAACCGGGCAGCATCGCCTACGACGCCTGGACCTTGCTGCTGCATCGCGGCTTCCTGGTCGCCGACGGCGCGGTCAAGGTCAAGGTCACTTATCCGCTGCTGCCCTGGATAGGCGTGATCCTGCTGGGCTATGCGGCCGGTCCGCTGTATGCGCGGGCAATGGCGCCGGAGCGCCGCCGCCAGCTACTGCGTCTGATCGGCGGCGGCGCCTTGCTGCTGTTGCTGGTGCTGCGCGGGTTTAATATCTACGGCGAGGAGCTGCCCTGGGTGCAAGGCGAGACGGCGGTCCAGACACTGATGTCCTTCCTGAACTTCACCAAGTATCCGCCGTCGCTGGATTTCGTGCTGATGACGATAGGGACCGGAATGCTGGTGCTGGCGTGGCTGGAACCGCACGATAATTGGTTGACCCGCGCTTTCGCGACCTTCGGCGGCGCGCCGATGTTCTATTACCTGTTCCATCTGTTGCTGTTGCTGTACATGCAGAAGGCGCTGGTCATGATGTTCGGCGCCAATCACGGCACCCGTTTTGGCGTCGATTCCCTGTGGCCGGTGTGGGTGGTCGCAGTTGCGTTGATGCCGGTGTTGTACGTGCCGTGTAAGGCCTTTGCAAACTTCAAGCGCACCTCCAAACAGGCCTGGGTGCGCTACTTCTAATGTCAGGCGGTCGCGGAGTCCTTCAGCTCCGTGACCACCCAGAATTTACTGGCCGCTTCGACGATCTCGAAGATGCCCTTGAACCCCGGTGGGATGACGCCAGTGTCGCCGGCCAGGAACTGGCGCGGATTGCCGCCGTCGGGTTCCGAAATGATCACGCGGCCGGTCAGAATGTGAAACAGCTCGTGCTTGTCGGCGCCCAGCGCGATGCGGTAGATGCCTTCGCCGGCTTCCCAGGTGCCGGCGCGCACGCCGTGCGTGTCGTTGGCGAAGTATTCGCGGGCGATGCGCAGCGGATTGCCCTTGATGCGATTGGCCTCGTCCGGATGCTGCGATGTGACCTCGGGCGCGATGTCGCTGAAGCGGATAACGGAATTGCTTTGCATGGTTTAATCTCCTTTTGGGTTAATCGAGTAGTTGGCCGAGGCGCACCACTGTGACACCGGCGCGCAACTGGCGCAGCGACGGCATGACCAGCACGCAGTTTGGATAGGGTGTGCGCACGGGCGTCCCGCCATCCCAGCCGATGATGGTGCCGGCGTCGGCGAAGGTTTCCAGGCCGGTGTATGCGCCGGCGAAGCGGAAATCGGTGCCGCTGGCGACCACCGGTTCTGTCACGCGGATCACCTTTTGCGACGGCGGGTGCGGTTTGAGCCAGCCCGGCGGGATATCGGTGGCGTCCAGGTTGCCGCACAAAAGCAGGAATCGCGCGCAGCAGTTGCGTGCCACGTCGACGCCGGCCGCCTCCCAATGCTGGCCGCTTTCCACCAGCAGCGCGGTGTGCGGCTTGGCCGGATCGCCGAACTGGCCGTAGTCGCGCATGCGGCGGCCCTCGGGATGACCCTCGTCGCTGATGATGTGTTCCGGTACCCCAAGCTTGATCGCCATGTCTATGCCTTTTTGCAGCGGGCCGCTCACCGTCAGCGGCGCGCTACGCTCGTGCATCGAGTGCAGGTCCAGCAGAAAATCGACCTGGTCGACCAGCGGGCGCAGGGCGCGGGCGCGGCGCAGCTCCGACGAATCCAGCGTCATGTCGTCGAGCGTGGACGGCATCCAGACCCGGTTCAGGTCCTGGTCGACGAAGCGCGAGGCGTCCGGCCGCTCCGGATCGAAGCGCAGATAGGCGTCGATATTGGCGAACGATAGCGCCAGCCGGCCGCGCCGTGGACGCAGGCCGCTGTCGATCAGTGCCTTGACGGCGATCGCACCGGACACCTCGTTGCCGTGGGTGAGGGCGTTGATCATCGTGTGCGGGCCAGGAGCGCCGCTGTCGTAGGTGTAGACATACGGGACGCCGGTATTGCCCTCCGCGTAAGGCGTGAGGTCGGGGAAGTCGATTTCGATCGGGTAGGTTTCCATGGTCATTGCTTTAGTCCTCCAAGACAGAGATATTTGGTGTGCATGTAGTCGTCGAGCCCATAGCGCGATCCCTCGCGGCCATAGCCGGATTCCTTGACGCCGCCGAACGGCGCCGATTCCGCCGCCAGCGCGCCTTCGTTGATGCCGACGATGCCCGTCTCCAGGCGGTCGGCCACGCGCCAGACGCGCGAGACGTCGCGCGCGTAGAAGTACGCGGCCAGGCCGAACGGCGTGTCGTTGGCGGCGGCGACCACTTCGTCCTCGGTGGCGAAGCGGAACAGCGCCACCACCGGACCGAAGGTCTCCTCGTGCGCCAGCAGCATGTCGTGGCTGGCGCCGGCCAGCACGGTGGGCGCGTAGTAGGTGGATGCCTGGGAGCCGACGCCCGCAGGCTGGCGGCCGCCGCACAGCACTTCGGCCCCGCGCTCCACGGCGTCGGCGACGTGGGCCGCGATCTTGTCGAGGGCGCGGCGGTTGATCATCGGACCGATTTGCGAGGCCGGATCGGACGCGGGGCCGACCACCAGCGCCGACACGCGCGCCGTCAGCAACTCGGCGAAGCGCGCGTAGACGCCATCCTGCACGTAGACCCGGTTCGGGCTGACGCAGGTTTGGCCGCCGTTGCGGAATTTGGCCACCATCAGCCCGTCGACGGCATCTTCGAGATTGGCGTCGTCGAAGACGATGAAGGGGGCGTTGCCGCCCAGTTCCAGCGAGAGTTTCTTGAGCGTGGCGGCCGAGTCGCGCGCCAGGCTTTTGCCGACGGCGGTGGAACCGGTGAAGGTGATCTTGCGTACGCGCGCGTCCCGCAGCCAGGTGCCGACGACGGCCGGTGTGTGCTCGCGCGAGGCGGTGACGATATTCAGCACGCCTGGCGGGATGCCCGCTTCGTGCGCCAAGGCCACCAGCGCGAGGGCCGTCAACGGCGTATCCTCGGCCGGCTTGGCGACCACCGTGCAGCCGGCGGCCAGCGCCGGGGCGATTTTGCGGGCGATCATCGCCAGCGGGAAGTTCCAGGGTGTGATGGCGGCGACGACGCCTGCCGGCTCCTTGACCACCATCAGTTTGCGGCCGCGCGCCGGCTCAGGGATGATGTCGCCGTATGCGCGAACGGCTTCCTCGGCGAACCATTCGACGTAGGAGGCGCCGTAAAGCACCTCGCCGCGCGCCTCGGCCAGCGGTTTGCCCTGTTCGCGCGAGATCAGGCGCGCCAGGTCTTCCTTGTTGGCCAGGATCAGGGCGTGCCAGCGCTTGAGCAGCGCCGCGCGCTCGCGGGCGGTGCGCGCACGCCAGCCTTCGAAGGCTAGCGCCGCGCTGTCGGCGGCGTCGCGCGCGTCGGCTTCATCGCTGTCGGGCACCTCGGCGAAGGCCAGGCCGTCCGCCGGATTGACGACCGCGTAACGCGAACCGGCGCGGCCGGGCCGCCAGGCGCCATCGACGTAGTTACCCTCGCAAAGCAGGTCGCTCCGCTCCAGCGTCAACGTTAAATTTGGATAGGTCA is part of the Oxalobacteraceae bacterium OTU3CAMAD1 genome and encodes:
- a CDS encoding glyoxylate/hydroxypyruvate reductase A codes for the protein MSVLYRSDAARTQVWARFFATRAPDIDFRTWPDNTGDLNDVEYLVSWQAGTEFLASMPNLKVLFASGAGIDHIDFSAVPEHVTVVRMVEPGIVNGMIEYTTMSVLALHRNLLDYADMQSRAEWRPIPVMPASTRTVGVMGLGVLGQAVLERLGVFGFRRVGWNRSRKNLDGVECFAGDGSLSEFLSRCDVLICLLPLTDATRGILGAQLMSRLPRGAALINTARGPHLDHDALLSALDSGHLSRAILDVTDPEPLPEDHALWRHPRVLITPHIASMTQPDTAAPVLLANLRRHMAGEPLQDVVDRQRGY
- a CDS encoding ABC transporter substrate-binding protein, producing the protein MNSTLSPHQNPASPLSRRDMLRRLATGGVMLSASGLLSAAPAPRKGGQLTIATQSSSTADTLDPARGALSTDYLRAHMFFSGLTTLDVHLAPQMALAEEMATDDAITWTVRLRKGVVFHDGKALTSADVVYSLKRHSDTAIGSKVRGVAQQFASVRAIDPLVVEITLTGANADLPVILATSHFVIIQDGTTSFTTANGTGAFRCKEFTPGVRTIGVRNENYWRPGLPYLDEVALFGIPDESARINALLSGDVDWVNEVNPRSTKRINGEPGYMVLESQSGLYTDLVIRQNLGFGRHPDFTLGMKYLIDREQMKRAAFRGYAVIGNDQPLAPSNRFYFAGLPQRPYDPDRARYHLTRAGALGQTLPLVASVAAAGSVDMAMLMQQSAMKAGLKLTVKRISADGYWSNHWMKSPMGFGNINPRPSADMLFTQFFKSDAPWNESGWQNEQFDQLLLLARAETDEAKRKQFYADMQVLVHQKCGIGIPLFINNLEAFSSKVRGASSHPLGSFMGYTCAEQVWLEA
- a CDS encoding cupin domain-containing protein, with amino-acid sequence MQSNSVIRFSDIAPEVTSQHPDEANRIKGNPLRIAREYFANDTHGVRAGTWEAGEGIYRIALGADKHELFHILTGRVIISEPDGGNPRQFLAGDTGVIPPGFKGIFEIVEAASKFWVVTELKDSATA
- a CDS encoding haloacid dehalogenase type II; its protein translation is MTFRPKYISFDCYGTLIYFQMSPMARKLFADRISADDMDQFCRDFSAFRYDEVLGDWKPYYEVVYNSVLRTANRWKVPFRESDVAEIYAAVPTWGPHPDVTEGLAKIADKIPLVILSNAMDAQLVHNVKNLGVPFHRVYSAQQAKAYKPRLTAFEYMIDQLDAKPEDFLHVSSSMRYDLMSANDIGIKDKAFVNRGHEPGTPFYKYQEISDIGGLAGLVGL
- a CDS encoding NAD-dependent succinate-semialdehyde dehydrogenase translates to MTYPNLTLTLERSDLLCEGNYVDGAWRPGRAGSRYAVVNPADGLAFAEVPDSDEADARDAADSAALAFEGWRARTARERAALLKRWHALILANKEDLARLISREQGKPLAEARGEVLYGASYVEWFAEEAVRAYGDIIPEPARGRKLMVVKEPAGVVAAITPWNFPLAMIARKIAPALAAGCTVVAKPAEDTPLTALALVALAHEAGIPPGVLNIVTASREHTPAVVGTWLRDARVRKITFTGSTAVGKSLARDSAATLKKLSLELGGNAPFIVFDDANLEDAVDGLMVAKFRNGGQTCVSPNRVYVQDGVYARFAELLTARVSALVVGPASDPASQIGPMINRRALDKIAAHVADAVERGAEVLCGGRQPAGVGSQASTYYAPTVLAGASHDMLLAHEETFGPVVALFRFATEDEVVAAANDTPFGLAAYFYARDVSRVWRVADRLETGIVGINEGALAAESAPFGGVKESGYGREGSRYGLDDYMHTKYLCLGGLKQ
- a CDS encoding heparan-alpha-glucosaminide N-acetyltransferase domain-containing protein, with amino-acid sequence MDHTSTFKPGYPDRVKPPQAAVLDPAAQLVKSRIAVIDVLRGLVMLIMLFDHVREAIYLHVPISDPMTVDSMPPDLFFTRAVAHFCAPMFVFLTGLSAWLYAHPAAGPRDATGFLFKRGLLLMVLELVVVNFAWVGKFPQPVMYLQVIWVIGLAMIFLALVHKLPLKLLGAVGALIVAGHNALTWISFEPGSIAYDAWTLLLHRGFLVADGAVKVKVTYPLLPWIGVILLGYAAGPLYARAMAPERRRQLLRLIGGGALLLLLVLRGFNIYGEELPWVQGETAVQTLMSFLNFTKYPPSLDFVLMTIGTGMLVLAWLEPHDNWLTRAFATFGGAPMFYYLFHLLLLLYMQKALVMMFGANHGTRFGVDSLWPVWVVAVALMPVLYVPCKAFANFKRTSKQAWVRYF
- a CDS encoding M14 family metallopeptidase, whose amino-acid sequence is MTMETYPIEIDFPDLTPYAEGNTGVPYVYTYDSGAPGPHTMINALTHGNEVSGAIAVKALIDSGLRPRRGRLALSFANIDAYLRFDPERPDASRFVDQDLNRVWMPSTLDDMTLDSSELRRARALRPLVDQVDFLLDLHSMHERSAPLTVSGPLQKGIDMAIKLGVPEHIISDEGHPEGRRMRDYGQFGDPAKPHTALLVESGQHWEAAGVDVARNCCARFLLLCGNLDATDIPPGWLKPHPPSQKVIRVTEPVVASGTDFRFAGAYTGLETFADAGTIIGWDGGTPVRTPYPNCVLVMPSLRQLRAGVTVVRLGQLLD